The Tubulanus polymorphus chromosome 1, tnTubPoly1.2, whole genome shotgun sequence genome contains a region encoding:
- the LOC141898098 gene encoding uncharacterized protein LOC141898098 yields MMKLLVVILALFADFYAVHAVVKVTGDLAEEKDDAESRAVCPSGHVIKTCSCGCESRCDGAIFEDDQTCLIHMSHDKTATKAVAECIAESCGDDWKTVQSPYSVRPSVNCPDGFEMTDCNIFSPWKHEANLVNVFTTKSQVQSGGKTVWKCQSDADCPGGRCMVEARCHKESA; encoded by the exons ATTTCTATGCGGTACACGCGGTAGTAAAAGTTACAGGTGACCTCGCAGAGGAAAAAGATGACGCCGAGAGTAGAGCCGTCTGTCCTTCGGGTCACGTGATTAAAACCTGTAGTTGCGGGTGTGAATCTAGATGCGACGGAGCGATCTTCGAAGATGATCAAACGTGTCTCATTCACATGAGTCACGACAAAACTGCAACAAAG GCGGTTGCGGAATGTATTGCGGAATCGTGTGGTGACGACTGGAAGACTGTTCAGTCGCCATATTCTGTAAGACCTTCAGTTAATTGTCCGGATGGATTTGAGATGACTGATTGTAATATCTTCTCTCC ATGGAAACACGAAGCTAACCTGGTGAACGTGTTTACAACTAAAAGTCAGGTACAGAGCGGAGGTAAAACTGTATGGAAATGCCAGTCAGACGCCGACTGTCCCGGTGGTAGATGTATGGTTGAAGCGAGATGTCACAAAGAATCAGCGTAA